One Nitrospinota bacterium genomic window carries:
- the rimO gene encoding 30S ribosomal protein S12 methylthiotransferase RimO — protein MNKLRNLRIYMVSLGCAKNRVDSEKTLARLVGQGCVIVGDPSEAEYILINSCGFLGEAREETVDTILELAELKKQNPSLKLAVMGCMVELFRGEMQAELPEVDYLVGLSDGEVSEIYDSANTDRLIEPGAVSAYLKIAEGCGNSCSFCSIPLIRGPLKSRPVDDVIVEASRLVKNGIKEICIVSQDSTRYGLDLGIKGGLVKLLKKVVEVDPKWVRLHYLYPTLITDELIELVASEPKLCAYMDVPFQHIDSGVLKKMGRQENEDDIKRLIEKIRHTMPDAAIRSAFITGFPGEGEKEFQKLERFLSENELDHVGVFTYSPEKGTRGFDMEETCSGDEKEERKARLMEIQKSVSLKKNKGKVGKILPVLVERFDAGNNLLVGRLETQAPEVDGEVILSECAANPGEIIKVKIVESMEYDLVGEEV, from the coding sequence ATGAATAAACTGAGGAACCTCCGCATCTACATGGTATCGCTTGGATGCGCCAAGAACCGGGTCGACAGTGAAAAAACATTGGCCAGGCTTGTCGGGCAGGGTTGTGTCATTGTAGGGGATCCGTCCGAAGCGGAATATATCCTTATCAACTCCTGCGGATTTCTCGGCGAAGCAAGGGAAGAGACGGTCGATACCATCCTGGAGCTCGCCGAGTTGAAGAAACAGAATCCCTCGCTGAAGCTCGCGGTCATGGGCTGCATGGTCGAGCTTTTCAGGGGGGAGATGCAGGCCGAACTGCCGGAGGTCGATTACCTGGTAGGGCTTTCAGACGGCGAGGTTTCCGAAATTTACGATTCCGCGAATACCGACCGCTTGATAGAGCCGGGAGCGGTATCCGCGTATCTCAAGATCGCGGAAGGGTGCGGAAACTCCTGCTCCTTCTGTTCTATTCCGCTCATAAGGGGGCCGCTGAAAAGCAGACCTGTTGACGACGTCATCGTTGAGGCAAGCCGGCTGGTGAAAAATGGAATAAAAGAGATTTGCATCGTTTCCCAGGATTCGACCCGCTATGGCCTTGACCTCGGAATAAAAGGGGGGCTCGTGAAGCTCCTGAAAAAAGTTGTCGAAGTAGATCCCAAGTGGGTGCGCCTTCATTACCTCTATCCTACATTGATAACGGATGAGCTTATCGAACTGGTCGCCTCGGAGCCGAAGCTCTGCGCCTACATGGATGTGCCGTTTCAACATATAGATAGTGGCGTATTAAAGAAGATGGGGCGGCAGGAGAACGAAGACGACATCAAAAGGCTGATAGAAAAAATCCGCCACACAATGCCGGATGCGGCAATAAGATCGGCGTTCATCACAGGGTTCCCGGGTGAGGGTGAAAAGGAGTTTCAAAAACTTGAGCGGTTCCTTTCGGAGAATGAGCTCGACCATGTAGGGGTATTTACCTATTCCCCCGAAAAAGGGACAAGGGGTTTCGACATGGAGGAGACATGTTCCGGGGATGAGAAAGAAGAGAGGAAGGCCCGCCTGATGGAGATACAGAAGAGTGTGTCTTTAAAAAAGAACAAGGGGAAGGTCGGAAAAATTCTCCCCGTTCTTGTGGAGCGGTTCGATGCCGGGAACAATCTGCTGGTCGGGCGTCTTGAGACGCAGGCCCCCGAGGTGGACGGCGAAGTGATACTGAGCGAATGCGCGGCTAATCCGGGGGAGATCATCAAGGTGAAGATAGTTGAGAGCATGGAGTACGACCTGGTCGGCGAAGAGGTCTGA
- a CDS encoding CBS domain-containing protein produces MSKPVVTGRRTATIKETVKRMADKKIGGIVITEKKIPIGIFTRRDLLSALLSNIDLDKNTVESVMHTPVLPVSENDEFITAARQMRSMDMRRFIVIQEGGPLCGIVTDLDVVKSYTLTSLNHRSSMATISMGGLTATPSTPLRKIAKMMMEERRSCTVILKNRKPVGIINESLFVDLAAKFKDPLKFKAEDKMIKKFCGAQDTDSLRESVINMVKNDFRNIILSDDAGNFTGVVSMRELVTYIVQAQL; encoded by the coding sequence ATGTCCAAGCCGGTTGTGACCGGCAGACGGACCGCGACCATAAAGGAAACAGTAAAGCGGATGGCCGATAAGAAAATCGGCGGTATAGTCATTACTGAAAAGAAGATCCCGATAGGTATCTTCACAAGGAGGGATCTACTCAGCGCTCTTCTGTCAAATATAGATTTGGACAAAAACACGGTGGAATCGGTGATGCACACCCCTGTGCTCCCCGTAAGCGAGAATGACGAGTTCATAACAGCCGCCCGGCAGATGAGAAGCATGGACATGAGAAGGTTCATCGTCATACAGGAGGGGGGGCCGTTATGCGGGATAGTGACCGATCTCGACGTGGTAAAGAGCTATACGCTTACATCCCTCAACCACAGGTCCTCTATGGCAACGATTTCAATGGGTGGGCTGACCGCTACGCCATCCACTCCCCTCAGAAAAATAGCCAAAATGATGATGGAAGAGAGGCGCAGCTGCACGGTGATATTAAAAAACCGGAAACCGGTAGGAATAATCAATGAATCGCTCTTCGTGGATCTGGCGGCCAAGTTCAAGGACCCGCTCAAGTTCAAGGCGGAAGATAAGATGATAAAGAAATTCTGCGGCGCGCAGGATACCGATTCGCTGAGGGAATCGGTGATAAACATGGTCAAAAACGATTTCAGGAACATCATCCTCTCCGATGATGCGGGGAATTTTACCGGGGTTGTTTCCATGAGGGAGCTTGTCACATACATCGTGCAGGCTCAGCTATAG
- a CDS encoding methylenetetrahydrofolate reductase C-terminal domain-containing protein, translated as MIITKQKSLEDIKKAIGDVRSVFLVGCGDCATLCHTGGDEDLREMTKILNAEGIEVTGQATVPATCHELDTKRILRKEKEAVEKAEGILVMACGAGIQAVGDNSEKLTVSGCDSLFIGNSRRQMHFYEKCSACGNCVLNMTGGICPETRCPKALLNGPCGGAVNGKCEVDHEQNCVWIEIYERLVKVGRLDLMGEIIRPKDFRASGKPRRLVEPRNASGKR; from the coding sequence ATGATTATTACAAAACAAAAATCGCTGGAAGATATCAAAAAGGCCATCGGCGATGTGAGATCTGTTTTCCTTGTCGGTTGCGGGGACTGCGCCACCCTCTGCCATACTGGGGGCGATGAAGACCTGAGGGAAATGACCAAGATACTGAATGCCGAAGGGATTGAAGTTACAGGCCAAGCAACCGTGCCCGCCACCTGCCACGAGCTTGATACGAAAAGAATACTGAGAAAAGAGAAGGAAGCGGTCGAAAAGGCCGAAGGGATACTGGTAATGGCGTGCGGAGCCGGGATACAGGCTGTCGGCGACAACAGCGAAAAACTCACCGTAAGCGGGTGCGACTCCCTCTTCATCGGAAACTCGCGAAGGCAGATGCATTTTTACGAGAAATGTTCCGCGTGCGGAAATTGCGTGCTGAACATGACCGGAGGGATATGCCCCGAAACAAGATGCCCAAAGGCGCTTCTGAACGGTCCATGCGGAGGAGCGGTAAACGGCAAGTGCGAAGTAGACCATGAACAGAACTGCGTATGGATAGAGATTTACGAACGCCTCGTGAAGGTGGGGAGACTCGACCTGATGGGGGAGATAATCAGGCCGAAAGATTTCCGCGCATCCGGAAAACCGAGACGGCTTGTTGAACCGCGTAACGCTTCGGGTAAGCGGTAG
- a CDS encoding methylenetetrahydrofolate reductase, with translation MSLKEKLDSSLFAVTAEIAPPKGSDPEKSLATAEKIAGRVDGINVTDNQRAVVRMSALAFCKHLIDAGCEPILQVCGRDRNRLAIQSDLLGAYSFGIKNICLMTGDHTALGDAPGAKPVFDLDSVQLIQMATDLSRGISITGQKLKNFPDFLIGGVINPFYSPIEMEMLKTRKKISAGASFFQTQPFFDTASLKAFIDTVKPLNTKILVGITPIKSLTMAAFLNDNVLTTPIPDNLMKRIEGAKDQAGEGLKIAAELVNEIKSGIDGVSGVHLMPIGQVEKLPMLLEMTGC, from the coding sequence GTGTCTCTAAAGGAAAAACTTGATAGCTCTCTTTTTGCCGTCACGGCGGAAATAGCCCCTCCAAAGGGGAGCGACCCCGAAAAGAGCCTCGCTACCGCCGAAAAGATCGCCGGGCGCGTTGACGGAATAAACGTAACGGACAACCAGCGCGCAGTGGTAAGGATGTCGGCGCTCGCATTCTGCAAACACCTCATTGACGCGGGTTGCGAACCGATTCTCCAGGTATGCGGACGCGACAGGAACCGGCTCGCCATACAGTCGGACCTCCTCGGCGCCTACTCATTCGGAATTAAGAACATCTGCCTCATGACGGGGGATCACACCGCTCTTGGAGATGCTCCCGGAGCGAAGCCGGTATTCGACCTCGATTCTGTCCAGCTGATCCAAATGGCGACCGACCTCTCCAGAGGTATTTCCATAACTGGCCAAAAATTGAAAAATTTCCCCGACTTCCTTATCGGAGGAGTTATCAACCCGTTCTACAGCCCTATAGAGATGGAGATGCTCAAGACAAGGAAAAAGATCTCAGCGGGGGCCTCATTTTTCCAGACACAGCCGTTTTTCGATACTGCGTCGCTTAAGGCTTTCATCGATACGGTTAAACCGCTGAACACGAAAATACTCGTCGGGATAACACCGATAAAATCGCTAACGATGGCAGCGTTCCTGAATGACAACGTCCTCACAACGCCTATCCCCGATAATTTGATGAAGCGGATCGAAGGGGCGAAGGACCAGGCCGGGGAAGGGCTGAAAATTGCCGCGGAATTGGTAAATGAGATCAAAAGCGGTATCGACGGCGTAAGCGGGGTCCACCTCATGCCGATAGGACAGGTGGAAAAGCTCCCGATGCTTCTTGAGATGACCGGATGCTAG
- the lipA gene encoding lipoyl synthase produces the protein MEKALPLRTKKPDWLRKKLSFNETAEIKRSLRKKNLHTVCESARCPNIGECFSRKTATFMILGDICNRTCGYCAVQRGIPASPDPSEPDNIARMVKELGITHAVITSVTRDDLHDGGAEQFAKTVRAVRRDNPSTMIELLIPDFKGDTDALDAVLREKPEILNHNIETVERLYPLIRPQADFTRSIGVLKRSSLRNVTVKSGIMIGFGEEEKELMTTFENLKDAGVEILTIGQYLSPSKGHLPVAEYFPQERFDTLAESARSIGIPTVFSAPFVRSSYMAEDVAKLEKSGS, from the coding sequence ATGGAAAAAGCCCTGCCGCTCCGAACGAAAAAACCGGATTGGCTCAGGAAAAAACTGTCATTCAACGAGACCGCGGAGATAAAGCGGAGCCTGAGAAAAAAAAATCTGCATACCGTCTGCGAATCGGCCCGATGCCCGAATATTGGCGAATGCTTCAGCCGAAAAACTGCAACGTTCATGATACTTGGCGATATCTGCAATCGCACCTGTGGCTACTGCGCTGTTCAAAGAGGAATCCCAGCATCACCCGATCCATCCGAGCCGGATAACATCGCCCGCATGGTAAAAGAGCTTGGGATAACGCACGCAGTTATTACTTCCGTAACGAGGGACGACCTTCACGACGGGGGGGCAGAGCAGTTTGCCAAAACCGTACGCGCTGTCAGAAGGGATAATCCTTCCACGATGATCGAACTCCTCATCCCCGACTTCAAGGGGGATACGGACGCGCTTGACGCAGTCCTCCGTGAAAAGCCGGAGATACTGAACCACAACATTGAAACTGTTGAACGGCTCTACCCCCTTATCAGGCCGCAGGCGGATTTTACGCGCTCTATCGGCGTCCTTAAGCGTTCTTCGCTGAGGAATGTGACCGTAAAATCGGGTATCATGATCGGATTTGGAGAAGAAGAAAAGGAACTTATGACAACATTTGAAAATTTGAAAGACGCTGGCGTGGAAATATTGACCATCGGACAATACCTCTCCCCGTCGAAAGGACACCTCCCCGTAGCGGAATACTTTCCGCAGGAACGATTCGACACCCTGGCTGAATCGGCGCGGTCGATCGGGATACCGACCGTATTCTCCGCCCCGTTTGTGCGGAGTTCGTATATGGCCGAAGATGTGGCCAAACTGGAAAAGAGCGGCTCATGA